One Candidatus Limnocylindrales bacterium DNA window includes the following coding sequences:
- a CDS encoding efflux RND transporter permease subunit translates to MTLSDFCIRRPVFTILLMAALLVGGLAGYRTLAVSALPKVDFPTISVTANLSGASPETMASAVATPLERQFSTIAGVTSMTSTSFLGRTEITIQFDLDRNLDGAALDVQSAISATLRRLPPQMTSPPSFQKVNPADQPVLFVALSSDSLPLSQVNEVADTMLAQRISTLSGVAQVIIFGTQKYAVRVRADANRLLSMGLSFDDLRRAIAAAASNAPVGVISGEKQLFNIDITNSPSNAATFGDVIVAWREGSPLRLRDVATVTDSVEDDRSIGRMNGLPAIVIAIQRQPDANTISVVRSVQKLLERVKGDIPASIRMTEMLDRSVSVETAVHDVQFTLGLTILLVIGVIYAFLRDLRATLISAIAVPLCIVGTWGGMSLLGFSINNVSLLALTLCVGFVVDDAIVMLENVVRHMEGGLPAKEAAFRGAREIQFTILSITFSLVAVFIPILFMGGVVGRIFHEFAVTISMAILISAFVALTLTPMLCSRMLKAAPEGADHGHAAANVGGFRALTNLYARTLDWSLAHRRIMLGVTLATLGLSIWGFGAAPKGFFPLEDIGFIFGQTEAAQDISFDAMVAKQERISDIIRADPAIDNMFFGIGGGRGSSNAARMFLGLKPVGQRDSIFVVIGRLRKAVSEVEGINVFLQPVQNLSVGTRLTKSMYQYTLQSTDFPLLSVWSEKLREAMVADTRFRDVTSDLQLKSLKARVEIDRAKAAAAGITDDDVRRALYASFGDAQVATLYTPANQYAVIVERSGGKELTPEALASTPVQGTGPVSVSLSSIAEVTRGIGPLSVNHQGQMPSVTVSFDLNGGAALSDAVKAINQISRNIGLPASISGGFAGSAQVFEDSARGQGALVLLAIVVIYIILGMLYESFIHPITILSGLPSAGIGALLALRLMSMDLSVIAFVGVILLIGIVKKNAIMMVDFAIQSRAEGNDPLTAIRTACLLRFRPIMMTTMAAFFGTLPIALGIGAGAELRQPLGVAVVGGLVVSQFLTLYITPVVYLYLERWSRTSRQVVVPISPA, encoded by the coding sequence ATGACGCTGTCGGATTTCTGCATCCGGCGGCCGGTCTTCACGATCCTGCTGATGGCTGCGCTTCTGGTCGGCGGGCTTGCCGGCTACCGCACGCTCGCGGTCAGCGCGCTTCCGAAAGTCGACTTTCCGACGATCTCGGTGACGGCCAACCTCTCGGGCGCAAGCCCGGAGACGATGGCGTCCGCGGTGGCGACACCGCTCGAGCGCCAGTTCTCGACGATCGCCGGCGTCACGTCGATGACGTCGACGAGCTTCCTCGGACGCACCGAGATCACGATCCAGTTCGACCTCGACCGCAATCTGGACGGCGCGGCGCTCGACGTGCAGTCGGCGATTTCGGCGACGCTGCGGCGCCTGCCGCCGCAGATGACGTCGCCGCCGTCATTCCAGAAGGTCAACCCGGCCGACCAGCCGGTGCTGTTCGTCGCGCTCTCCTCTGACTCGCTGCCGCTGTCGCAGGTCAACGAAGTGGCCGACACGATGCTCGCGCAGCGCATCTCGACGCTGTCGGGCGTCGCGCAGGTCATCATCTTCGGTACCCAGAAGTACGCGGTGCGGGTGCGCGCAGACGCCAACCGGCTGCTGTCGATGGGCCTCAGCTTCGACGATCTGCGGCGTGCGATCGCGGCGGCGGCATCGAACGCGCCGGTCGGGGTCATCAGCGGCGAGAAGCAGCTGTTCAACATCGACATCACCAACTCGCCGAGCAATGCGGCGACCTTCGGCGACGTGATCGTGGCCTGGCGCGAGGGCTCACCGCTGCGGCTGCGCGACGTGGCCACCGTGACCGATTCGGTAGAGGACGACCGCTCGATCGGCCGCATGAACGGCCTGCCGGCGATCGTCATCGCGATCCAGCGCCAGCCGGATGCGAACACGATCTCGGTCGTGCGCTCTGTCCAGAAGCTGCTGGAGCGGGTCAAAGGCGACATTCCCGCGTCGATCCGGATGACCGAGATGCTCGACCGGTCGGTTTCGGTCGAGACGGCCGTGCACGACGTCCAGTTCACGCTCGGCCTGACAATCCTGCTCGTGATCGGCGTGATCTACGCGTTCCTGCGCGATCTTCGCGCCACGCTGATCTCGGCGATCGCCGTGCCGCTGTGCATCGTCGGCACGTGGGGCGGCATGAGCCTGCTCGGGTTCAGCATCAACAACGTTTCGCTGCTCGCGCTGACGCTCTGCGTGGGCTTCGTCGTCGACGATGCGATCGTGATGCTCGAGAACGTCGTGCGCCACATGGAGGGCGGGCTGCCGGCCAAGGAGGCCGCGTTCCGCGGCGCGCGCGAAATCCAGTTCACGATCCTTTCGATCACGTTCTCGCTGGTCGCCGTCTTCATCCCGATCCTGTTCATGGGCGGCGTCGTCGGACGCATCTTCCACGAGTTCGCGGTGACGATCAGCATGGCCATCCTGATCTCGGCGTTCGTCGCGCTTACGCTGACGCCGATGCTCTGCAGCCGCATGCTCAAGGCAGCTCCCGAAGGCGCCGACCACGGCCATGCCGCCGCCAACGTCGGTGGTTTCCGCGCACTGACCAATCTCTACGCGCGCACGCTCGACTGGTCGCTCGCGCACCGGCGCATCATGCTCGGCGTCACGCTCGCGACGCTCGGGCTCAGCATCTGGGGATTCGGCGCGGCGCCGAAAGGTTTCTTTCCGCTCGAAGACATCGGTTTCATCTTCGGCCAGACCGAGGCCGCGCAGGACATCTCGTTCGACGCGATGGTGGCCAAGCAGGAGCGCATCAGCGACATCATCCGCGCCGACCCTGCCATCGACAACATGTTCTTCGGCATCGGCGGCGGCCGCGGCTCGAGCAATGCGGCGCGCATGTTCCTCGGACTTAAGCCGGTCGGCCAGCGCGACTCGATCTTCGTGGTGATCGGGCGGCTGCGAAAAGCCGTCAGCGAAGTCGAAGGCATCAACGTGTTCCTGCAGCCGGTGCAGAACCTCTCGGTCGGCACGCGCCTGACCAAGAGCATGTACCAGTACACGCTCCAGTCGACGGATTTTCCGCTGTTGTCGGTGTGGTCCGAAAAGCTGCGTGAGGCGATGGTCGCCGACACCCGATTCCGCGACGTGACATCCGACCTTCAGCTGAAGAGCCTCAAGGCGCGCGTCGAGATCGACCGCGCGAAGGCTGCGGCTGCCGGAATCACCGATGACGACGTGCGGCGAGCGCTCTACGCGTCGTTCGGCGACGCGCAGGTGGCGACGCTGTACACGCCGGCCAACCAGTATGCCGTCATCGTCGAGCGAAGCGGCGGCAAGGAGCTCACGCCGGAGGCGCTCGCGAGCACGCCGGTCCAGGGCACCGGGCCGGTCTCGGTGTCGCTCTCGTCGATCGCCGAGGTCACGCGCGGCATCGGCCCGTTGTCGGTCAATCATCAGGGACAGATGCCGTCGGTGACGGTCTCTTTCGATCTCAACGGCGGCGCGGCACTGAGCGACGCGGTCAAGGCGATCAACCAGATCTCCCGGAACATCGGGCTGCCGGCGTCGATCAGCGGCGGGTTTGCCGGGTCGGCGCAGGTCTTCGAGGATTCGGCGAGAGGGCAGGGCGCTCTGGTGCTGCTGGCGATCGTCGTCATCTACATCATCCTCGGAATGCTCTACGAGAGCTTCATTCACCCGATCACGATCCTGTCGGGACTTCCGTCGGCGGGCATCGGCGCGCTGCTCGCACTGCGGCTGATGAGCATGGACCTGAGCGTCATTGCGTTCGTCGGCGTGATCCTGCTGATCGGCATCGTCAAGAAGAACGCGATCATGATGGTCGACTTCGCAATCCAGTCGCGCGCCGAGGGTAACGACCCGCTGACCGCGATCCGCACCGCGTGCCTGCTGCGCTTCCGCCCGATCATGATGACGACGATGGCGGCGTTCTTCGGCACGCTTCCGATCGCGCTCGGCATCGGCGCCGGCGCCGAGCTTCGCCAGCCGCTCGGTGTCGCGGTGGTCGGCGGACTGGTCGTCTCGCAGTTCCTGACCCTTTACATCACACCGGTCGTCTACCTGTACCTCGAGCGCTGGTCGCGCACGTCGCGGCAGGTCGTGGTTCCGATCTCGCCGGCATAG
- the pip gene encoding prolyl aminopeptidase translates to MSRRSSRALELFPATPPYRSGRLQVSDLHNLHFEEYGTPHGKPVVFLHGGPGGGIRPDYARYFHPKKWRVILFDQRGCGRSRPHAELRENTTWDLVEDIEKLRIHLEIERWCVFGGSWGSTLALAYAEKNPQRCTELILRGIFLLRQSELHWFYQEGASHLFPEEWEKYLEPIPVRERGNLIAAYYKRLVSSNAATRRKAARAWTLWEAATSKLIVDEEFLKSYRRARFADAFARIEAHYFINRGFLRRDDQLLRDTRKIRHIPGVIVQGRYDVVCPMRSAWDLSRAWPAAELVVVPDAGHSMTEAGIRSALIDATERFGQASVGTGFANVCSRGAQ, encoded by the coding sequence ATGAGTCGTCGATCTTCGCGCGCTCTCGAGCTTTTTCCCGCGACCCCGCCGTACAGGAGCGGCCGCCTGCAGGTCTCTGATCTGCACAATCTTCACTTCGAGGAGTACGGCACGCCTCACGGAAAACCGGTCGTCTTCCTGCACGGAGGTCCGGGCGGCGGCATTCGGCCCGACTACGCGCGCTACTTTCACCCGAAGAAATGGCGCGTGATTCTTTTCGACCAGCGAGGCTGCGGCAGAAGCCGGCCGCACGCGGAGCTTCGCGAGAACACGACATGGGATCTCGTCGAGGACATCGAAAAACTCCGCATCCATCTCGAGATCGAGCGCTGGTGCGTGTTCGGCGGAAGCTGGGGCAGCACGCTCGCACTCGCGTACGCGGAAAAAAATCCACAGCGCTGCACGGAGCTGATTCTCCGCGGGATATTCCTGCTCCGGCAGAGCGAGCTTCACTGGTTCTACCAGGAAGGCGCAAGCCACCTCTTTCCGGAGGAGTGGGAGAAGTACCTCGAGCCGATCCCGGTTCGCGAGCGAGGCAATCTCATTGCCGCCTATTATAAGCGTCTCGTCAGCAGCAACGCTGCGACGCGACGGAAAGCGGCGCGCGCATGGACTTTGTGGGAGGCTGCGACGAGCAAGCTCATCGTCGACGAGGAGTTCCTCAAGTCCTACCGGCGAGCACGCTTTGCCGACGCGTTCGCGCGCATCGAGGCGCACTACTTCATCAACCGCGGCTTTCTTCGCCGCGACGACCAGCTGCTTCGCGATACGAGGAAGATTCGCCACATCCCGGGCGTCATCGTGCAGGGGCGCTATGACGTCGTCTGCCCGATGCGGTCGGCTTGGGATCTGTCGCGCGCGTGGCCCGCGGCGGAGCTGGTCGTGGTGCCGGATGCCGGGCACTCGATGACCGAGGCCGGCATCCGCAGCGCGCTCATCGACGCGACGGAGCGGTTCGGCCAGGCTTCCGTAGGTACAGGCTTTGCGAACGTGTGCTCAAGAGGAGCGCAATGA